In Phycisphaerales bacterium, a genomic segment contains:
- a CDS encoding CvpA family protein: protein MTYLILIIVACGMGALGYWRGGIRIAYRLAPLILASLLTWLFSGLLYRSEFVISTGLAWPFILPMVIGLAGGYVLQFFVRQQLPKEPHRIDRIAGAAVCTLMAVVMVWLGSLYFALRGSAAAGILTREDTGPARMLNSAIVRWIPAVGSGSDSLMSVVEIASADEQVRAKAVENLKIDHLQGSETFQKMIQDAATYDDLMAASSGNFLALWRLQKNPLVYDFYKSSEMQDVMARLSLADIAQAVREAQEAQ from the coding sequence ATGACCTACCTCATCCTCATCATCGTGGCGTGCGGCATGGGGGCGCTGGGGTACTGGCGCGGCGGCATCCGCATCGCCTACCGCCTCGCCCCACTCATTCTCGCCTCGCTGCTCACGTGGCTCTTCAGCGGCCTGCTTTATCGCAGCGAGTTCGTCATCAGCACCGGCCTGGCGTGGCCCTTCATCCTGCCCATGGTCATCGGCCTGGCCGGCGGGTACGTCCTGCAGTTCTTCGTGCGCCAACAACTGCCCAAGGAGCCGCACCGCATCGATCGCATCGCGGGCGCGGCGGTCTGCACGCTCATGGCCGTGGTCATGGTCTGGCTCGGAAGCCTCTACTTCGCGCTGCGCGGCAGCGCCGCCGCAGGAATCCTCACGCGCGAGGACACCGGCCCGGCCCGCATGCTCAACAGCGCCATCGTGCGCTGGATCCCCGCGGTGGGCAGCGGCAGCGATTCGCTCATGAGCGTCGTCGAGATCGCCTCGGCGGATGAACAGGTGCGCGCAAAGGCCGTCGAGAACCTCAAGATCGATCACCTGCAGGGGTCCGAGACCTTCCAGAAGATGATCCAGGATGCCGCCACCTACGACGATCTCATGGCGGCGTCGAGCGGCAACTTTCTCGCGCTCTGGCGCCTGCAGAAGAACCCGCTCGTCTACGACTTCTACAAGAGCAGCGAGATGCAGGATGTCATGGCGCGCCTGAGCCTCGCCGACATCGCCCAGGCCGTGCGCGAAGCGCAGGAAGCGCAGTAG
- a CDS encoding aminopeptidase, producing the protein MRDPRLTRLAQVLVQYSTAVRRGDIVAIAADPAAFPLIEATYEAVLAAGGHPFWQARSEALADFFLERASEEQLKFISPLQTHHVETIDVHIGFWADLNTKSLSAIDPARQAMQAAARKPISKRFMERAADKSLRWVGTLFPTHGSAQDAEMSLRQYEDFVFSAGLLDQPDPIAAWKTISQAQQRVCDYLQNKRELHFTAPNGTDLSVGIDGGTWINCDGHENFPDGEVFTGPQDVNGTVCYSFPAVHGGREVHDIRLTFKDGRVIDASASKGEEFLHRMLDMDEGSRRLGEIAIGTNYGITRYTKNTLFDEKIGGTFHAAVGAGYPESGNTNESGLHWDMVCDLRQGGRIAADGEVFHENGRFLREGWPGQAGRPC; encoded by the coding sequence GTGCGCGACCCACGCCTCACCCGCCTCGCTCAAGTCCTCGTCCAGTACTCGACCGCCGTGCGCCGGGGCGACATCGTCGCCATCGCGGCTGATCCGGCGGCGTTCCCGCTCATCGAGGCGACCTACGAGGCAGTGCTGGCGGCGGGCGGGCATCCGTTCTGGCAGGCGCGGAGCGAAGCGCTGGCCGATTTCTTCCTCGAGCGAGCCAGCGAGGAGCAGCTCAAGTTCATCTCGCCGCTGCAGACGCACCACGTCGAAACCATTGACGTGCACATCGGCTTCTGGGCCGACCTGAACACCAAGTCCCTCAGCGCCATCGACCCGGCCCGGCAGGCCATGCAGGCCGCCGCCCGCAAGCCGATTTCCAAGCGTTTCATGGAGCGCGCCGCCGACAAGTCGCTGCGCTGGGTCGGCACGCTCTTTCCGACCCACGGCAGCGCTCAGGACGCCGAGATGAGCCTGCGCCAGTACGAGGATTTCGTCTTCTCCGCCGGCCTGCTCGATCAGCCCGACCCCATCGCCGCCTGGAAGACCATTTCGCAGGCCCAGCAGCGCGTCTGCGATTACCTCCAGAACAAGCGCGAATTGCACTTCACCGCGCCCAACGGCACCGACCTGAGCGTCGGCATCGACGGCGGCACGTGGATCAACTGCGACGGCCACGAGAATTTCCCTGATGGCGAAGTCTTCACCGGCCCGCAGGATGTCAATGGCACCGTCTGCTACTCCTTCCCGGCGGTCCACGGCGGCCGCGAAGTGCACGACATCCGGCTCACCTTCAAGGACGGCCGCGTCATCGACGCCAGCGCCAGCAAGGGCGAAGAGTTCCTCCACCGCATGCTCGACATGGATGAGGGTTCGCGCCGCCTGGGCGAAATCGCCATCGGCACGAACTACGGCATCACCCGCTACACGAAGAACACTCTCTTTGACGAGAAGATCGGCGGCACGTTCCACGCCGCCGTCGGCGCGGGCTATCCCGAATCGGGCAACACCAACGAGTCTGGCCTGCACTGGGACATGGTCTGCGATCTGCGCCAGGGCGGCCGCATCGCCGCCGACGGCGAAGTGTTCCACGAGAACGGTCGGTTCCTGCGCGAGGGCTGGCCGGGCCAGGCCGGCAGGCCCTGCTAA
- a CDS encoding dicarboxylate/amino acid:cation symporter, with product MRGHKLLNILIFAGLLAGVVVGFLLLKWFDSQGLTGAEIGQKIAWLATAGDLILIRPLKMLIIPLVFASVVVGITSIGDPSRLGLVGTTTIVYYFATMFVAVVLGAFLVTSIRPGDGVSQKVDFDQVRETFENSDSSPKKKIEGGPKDLGGAWGNILRQVIPDNVLSAAVEGQPLPVITFAMLFGLALGFLGERVKPAVDFFEAFFQAIMTLVGWVLWLTPIGVFLLVAWTIASLGGEAIAAVGKYMIVVIVGLIIHGFLTLPLVLFLFGRTNPYRFMWRMRPALMTAFGTDSSSATLPVTIRTAETDGECSKRASGFVLPLGSTINMDGTALYEAVAVVFLFQVFGIELGFEALAVVALTATLAAVGAAGIPSAGLVTMVIVIQAVNTSLAGTGKPELPIWSIGIILGVDRIVDMCRTTINVWGDAVGAKIITRIAPDDEDQRAAAMG from the coding sequence ATGCGCGGTCACAAACTGCTCAACATCCTCATCTTTGCCGGGTTGCTCGCCGGCGTGGTCGTCGGTTTCCTGCTGCTCAAGTGGTTCGACTCGCAGGGCCTGACGGGCGCGGAAATCGGCCAGAAGATCGCGTGGCTCGCCACGGCCGGCGATCTCATCCTCATCCGCCCGCTCAAGATGCTCATCATCCCGCTCGTGTTCGCCAGCGTCGTCGTGGGCATCACGTCGATCGGCGATCCCAGCCGCCTCGGCCTCGTGGGCACGACGACCATCGTCTACTACTTCGCGACCATGTTCGTGGCGGTGGTGCTCGGGGCGTTTCTGGTGACATCCATCCGGCCCGGCGACGGCGTGAGCCAGAAGGTGGATTTCGACCAGGTGCGCGAGACGTTCGAGAACTCCGACAGCAGCCCGAAGAAGAAGATCGAAGGCGGGCCAAAGGATCTCGGCGGCGCGTGGGGCAACATCCTGCGCCAGGTCATTCCCGACAACGTGCTCAGCGCCGCCGTGGAGGGCCAACCGCTGCCGGTCATCACGTTTGCGATGCTCTTCGGCCTGGCGCTGGGGTTCCTCGGCGAGAGGGTCAAGCCCGCCGTGGACTTCTTCGAGGCTTTCTTTCAAGCGATCATGACGCTCGTGGGCTGGGTGCTCTGGCTCACGCCCATTGGCGTGTTCCTCCTCGTCGCGTGGACGATCGCCAGCCTCGGCGGCGAGGCCATCGCAGCCGTGGGCAAGTACATGATCGTGGTCATCGTCGGGCTCATCATCCACGGCTTTCTCACCCTGCCGCTCGTGCTGTTCCTGTTCGGCCGCACCAACCCGTATCGCTTCATGTGGCGCATGCGGCCGGCGCTCATGACGGCCTTCGGCACCGACTCATCCTCAGCCACGCTGCCCGTTACCATCCGGACCGCGGAGACCGACGGCGAGTGCTCGAAGCGAGCCAGCGGATTCGTGCTGCCCCTGGGCTCGACGATCAACATGGATGGCACCGCACTCTATGAGGCCGTCGCCGTCGTCTTCCTCTTCCAGGTGTTCGGCATCGAACTGGGCTTTGAAGCCCTCGCGGTCGTCGCGCTGACGGCAACGCTGGCCGCGGTCGGCGCTGCGGGCATTCCCTCCGCCGGGCTGGTCACGATGGTGATCGTCATCCAGGCGGTGAACACGTCGCTGGCGGGAACGGGCAAACCCGAACTGCCGATCTGGTCGATCGGGATCATCCTCGGCGTGGATCGCATCGTGGACATGTGCCGCACGACAATCAACGTCTGGGGCGATGCGGTCGGCGCCAAAATCATCACCCGCATCGCACCGGATGACGAAGACCAGCGCGCCGCGGCGATGGGGTGA
- a CDS encoding complex I NDUFA9 subunit family protein, translating into MTDESKTEPAPQSDAPETATEPAEAPQPAFVRTAGNLTVAMTGATGFVGGHICRALLEHGHAVRALVRDASKTGQLPRSVKPIQGDVFDRASLDRLVDKVDACIHLVGIIAEEPRYQVTFHRLHVEATANVVAACEAAGVLRYVHMSALGARPHAPASYHRTKFEAEEIVRRSRLSWTIFRPSLIHGPDGEFTGMVAKWVRGTAPPFVFIPYFGSGPMGTGPAHFVQPVYINDLAEAFARSIETERTIREVYPIGGPDRLSWREMLTIFRDAIAPGSSKRIVGIPAWKARGMATLAAAAGLGSMLPFNVDQVIMSQEDSTCDTGRVQSHLGLELTSFRAAVDQYASRL; encoded by the coding sequence ATGACCGACGAGTCCAAAACCGAGCCCGCACCGCAATCCGACGCACCCGAGACTGCCACCGAGCCGGCTGAAGCGCCGCAGCCCGCCTTCGTCCGCACCGCGGGCAATCTCACCGTCGCGATGACCGGCGCGACCGGCTTCGTCGGCGGGCACATCTGCCGCGCGCTGCTCGAGCATGGCCACGCCGTTCGAGCACTCGTGCGCGATGCGTCGAAAACCGGCCAGCTGCCGCGCTCGGTCAAGCCGATCCAGGGCGACGTTTTCGACCGCGCCTCGCTCGACCGGCTGGTGGACAAGGTCGATGCGTGCATTCACCTCGTGGGCATCATCGCCGAGGAGCCGCGCTACCAGGTCACCTTCCACCGCCTGCATGTCGAGGCGACGGCCAATGTCGTCGCGGCCTGCGAGGCGGCGGGCGTGCTGCGCTACGTGCACATGTCGGCGCTGGGCGCGCGGCCTCACGCCCCGGCGTCGTACCACCGCACCAAGTTCGAGGCCGAAGAAATCGTCCGCCGCAGCCGCCTGTCGTGGACCATTTTCCGGCCGTCGCTCATTCACGGGCCCGACGGCGAGTTCACCGGCATGGTGGCCAAGTGGGTGCGCGGCACGGCCCCGCCGTTTGTCTTCATCCCCTACTTCGGCTCGGGGCCGATGGGAACCGGCCCGGCGCACTTCGTCCAGCCCGTCTACATCAACGATCTCGCCGAGGCCTTCGCCCGATCCATCGAGACCGAGCGCACCATCCGCGAGGTGTACCCCATCGGCGGGCCGGACCGGCTGTCGTGGCGCGAGATGCTCACCATCTTCCGCGACGCCATCGCACCGGGCTCGAGCAAGCGCATCGTCGGCATTCCGGCGTGGAAGGCGCGGGGCATGGCGACGCTGGCCGCCGCCGCCGGGCTCGGCTCCATGCTGCCTTTCAACGTCGATCAGGTCATCATGAGTCAGGAAGATTCGACCTGCGACACCGGGCGCGTTCAGTCGCACCTGGGCCTGGAACTCACTTCGTTTCGCGCCGCGGTCGATCAGTACGCCTCTCGGCTGTAA